GAGCGGTACGTACCCGCGGCCGAGCGTCTCGCACGGCGCGTCACGGCGACGGAGACGAGCGTCGCCGAGTCGTACGCGGACATCGCAGTCCCGCTCTCGGACGTGACGTTCGACGCAGTCGCCGTCGTCGACCCGGGCCGAGCGCGCATCTACGATGGCGAGCGATACCTAAAGGCCCGCGACGTCGCCAGCGGCGGGCCGCACGAGGGTCAACTCGAAGAGTACGTCGATAGTATCGTCGAGATGATAGATCCGCTGGCGACGGTCGACTTACGGGCGCTCGGGAGCGCTGTCCGCGGGGACCCCGACCGGGTCGCCGACGCCTACGCCGAGGCGTACGGCGCGCTGGTCGACGCGGCGGAAAACTGACCCACGCATCGCTCCTACCCGAGTCTCGCGGCGCGAGCGGCCATCTCGACGTGGTCGTACGGTCGGCGAGTGACGCTCGGTCCGTGACCGACATGCATCGCCGCGAGCGAGACGTCGACGCGGGCGAGAACGCGGTCGATGCTCTCGACCAGCCGTTCCCGATTCCCTTCCGGCAGGTCAGTCCGCCCGAACCCACCGTTCTGGAAGACGAGGTCGCCCGCGAACAACACGCCGGGGTCGGCCGAGTAGAAGCAGAGGTGGTCGTTCTTGTGTCCGGGCGTGTGGAGGGCGACGTACTCCTCGTCGCCGAGTTGCACGCTCGACTCGTCCGCGATCTCGTTGTCGACGGCCGGTTGGTCGGGGTCGAACCCCCACGTCTCCGCGTCGAAGGCGTCGCGGACGGCGTTGACGTTGCCGACGTGGTCCGGGTGGGTGTGAGTGAGGACGACGGCGTCGAGCGTTTCGACGTGCTCGCCAATTTTCGGCACGACGTCGAAGTTCGCACCGGTGTCGACGAGGACGGTTCGTTCGCCGTCGACGAGAAACGCGTTGCTCGTGAAGGCGGAGATGCCCTGTGCGAGGTTCCGAATCATACGACCGATTCGCGCGGGGAGAACTCGACTCCATCGGTCCGCCACGAGAGCGATCGACCGCCGGCGTCAAAGAGAGTCTTTTTGCGCCCCGAGTCACCTCACCTCCGATATGGACGTACGCCTGCTCGAAGCCACGCCGAATCCCGAGAAACTCGTCTGCAAGGGCGCGAGAAACGACTACTCCGCCGGATTCGTCGGTAGTCAGTCGTTCGAGGAGACGATGGAGACCGTCGACGGCGACAGCCAGCGGGAGAAGATGGAGACGCTCATCGGCCATCTGCTCAGCCACGGCCACTTCGGGCCGTTCGAGCATCCGCAAGCCACGTTCGCCATCGAGGGCGTCAGTCGGTCCTGCATGGCCCAGATCACGCGGCATCGACACGTGAGCTTCGACGTGCAGTCGATGCGCTACGTCTCCTTCGACGACGTCGACCCCGAGGACGTGGCCGCGGGCGAGATGGTCGTCACGCCGCCGTCGGCGTCGGACCCCAACTGGGTCGGCCGCAACCAGAAGACCGGCGCGGTCGACGAGGAAACCGTCGAGAAGCGAAAGGAGGTGTTCCGCGAGTCGGTCAGTCGCTCGGTCGCCGACTACCAGGAACTGCTGGACCTCGGGATGCCGCCGGAGGACGCTCGGTTCGTGCTTCCGATCGGCACGGAGGTCAACATCGTGATGTCGATGAACGTCCGGATGCTGATGCACGTCGCCGACATGCGCGCCGCCGCCGACGCGCAGTGGGAAATTCGAGAACTCACCGAGTCGGTGCTGGAGCTCGCCGAGGAGTGGTGTCCCATCACGTTCGCTCACTACAACGAGAAGATGCGCAACCGGAAGAACCGCCTCGCACCGTAACCGGGGATGGAACTCGCGCTCATCGCCGCCGTCGCCGACAACGGCGTTATCGGCGTCGACGGCGACATGCCGTGGCACTACCCCGAGGACCTCCAGCACTTCAAGGAGACGACGACCGGCCACCCCGTCATCATGGGCCGGCGGACGTACGAGAGCATCGCCCGACAGCTCGACGGTCCGCTGCCGGGACGGACGAACGTCGTGCTGAGCAGGGGCGAGATGGATCTCCCCGAAGGCGCGGTTCACGCGGACTCGATAGACGCCGCGCTGACGGCGGCGCGCGAGGCCGTCGACGAGAGAGACGCGGTCGGCGGCGATGGAGACGGCGAAAGCGACGAGGGTGACGGGCGCGAGGAGGACGCCGAGGGGGACGGGAACGACGGAACCGTCTTCGTCGTCGGCGGGGCGACGGTGTACGAGCAGTTCATCCCGTGCGCCGACCGACTCGTGTTGACCAAGATACACGAGTCGGTTGAGGGCGACACCGAGTTCCCGACGTTCGACCGCGACTCGTGGGTCGAAGTCGAACGCGACGAACGCGGCGAGTTCGACTTCGTCGAGTACCGCCGTCGCGAGTCGTAATCGGGAGAACGTACCGCTCGCGCGTGTTTGCGCACCCTTGCGAACCTGAGAGTTCGGGCAGGCGGTGATATCGGCTAAAATTCGTCTTAGCGAGAGTTTTTCCGGGCGGGCCTCGTAGACGGGTCCGATGACCGGCAGCGTCCTCGCACGGACTAGTCGAATCGGCGGTGATGGTCGATGAACAACTCGAATCAGCAAGCGTACGACCGGGGCACCTCGCTGTACTCCCCGGACGGCCGAATCTATCAGGTTGAGTACGCGCGCGAGGCGGTCAAGCGCGGCGCGCCCGTGGTAGGCGTCCGCGCGGCGGACGGCGTCGTACTCGCCGCCCGGACCCGTTCGAGTTCGCCACTGATGGTCACCGAGAGCATCGAGAAACTCCACAAGGTCGACAACCACGTCGGCGCGGCCAGCGCCGGCCACGTCGCCGACGCCCGGCGCCTCGTCGACTACGCCCGACGGGAGGCGCAGGTCAACCGCCTCCGCTACGGCGAACCGGCGGGCGTGGAGGGACTCACGAAGGAAGTCACCGACTTCATCCAGGAGAACACCCAGCGCGGTGGCACGCGGCCGTTCGGCGCGGCGCTGCTCGTCGCCGGCGTCGACACCAGCGGTCCACGCCTGTTCGAGACGGACCCCTCGGGCACGCCCCACGAGTGGAAAGCCGTCGCCATCGGCGGCGAGAGCGCGACCATCCGCGAGTATCTCGAAGAGGCGTACGACCCCGAGATGAGCGTCGACGACGGGGTGACGCTCGCCGTCGAGGCGCTGCTCGAAGGCGCGAAAGACGACGACATCGACGCCGAGAGCGTCAGCATCTCGACGGTCGACGAGTCGGGGCACCGCACCTACGACACCGACGAGATCGCTACCATCATCGACGGCATCGACACCGGTAGCGACGACGAGTAACTCGCAAGACAACCCTCGTCACCGCCGACCACGACTGTTTTTGCGGACGGTCGGCGAACGGTCGGCGATGGCGACGCTTCGTCGAATCTTCGTCTACCCGATCAAGTCGCTCGACGCGCAGGCGGTCGACACCGCGCGCATCGTCGAGAACGGCGGTCTCGACGGCGACCGGCAGTTCGCACTGTTCGACGCCGACGGCCGGTACGTCAACGGCAAACGTAACCGCGACACGCACCGACTCCGCTCGGCGGTCGACTTCGAACGCGAGGCTGTTCGTCTCGAACCGCCCGAAGGCGAGGCCCGGACGTTCACCCTCGACGACGACGAACTCACCGACTGGCTCTCGTCGTACTTCGGCGAACCCGTCACGTTAGAGCGCGAGCGCGCGGGCGGGTTCCCCGACGACACCGACGCGTCGGGACCGACGATCATCTCGACGGCGACGATCCGGGAACTCGCGTCGTGGTACCCCGACATCGACGCCGAGAGCATGCGCCGCCGCCTCCGGCCTAACCTCGAAATCGGCGGCGTTCCGCCCTTCTGGGAGGACCGCCTCTTCGCGGGTCGCGACGAAGTCGTCGAGTTCACCGTCGGCGACGCGGACGGCGACTCCGATGACGGGATCGCGTTCGACGGCGTCAACCCGTGTCAGCGCTGCGTCGTCCCCTCGCGCGACCCCGACACCGGCGAGGAGTACGACGGCTTTCGCGAACGGTTCGTCGAGAAGCGCCGCGAGACGATACCCGAGTGGAGCGGCGGCGACTGGTTCGATCACCACTTCCGGGTGATGGTCAACACCCGCGTCGACGAGGCCGACTGGGGAGAGACGCTCTCGGTCGGCGACGAACTGGAGATACGCGGGACGGAACCCGCGTAACCTCGAACCGAACTACCACCCCGAGAACTTGTCTCGCCTGTAGAGGTCGAGTTCGCTCACCGTGGAGTTCGTCTGCTTCGCGGCAAAGGCGATGGCGTCGGCGATCTCCTCCGGTTCGGTCACCTCGCCGGGGTCAAATCGGTCCTCGAACGCCTCGTCAATCTCCGAACCGAACTCGGTTCTGACCTCGGTGGGGTTGACGACGCTGATTCCGACGCCGTCCTCGCCGACGGCCGCTTCGACGCTGTGAGCGAATCCACGGAGCCACCACTTCGTCGCCGCGTACACCGGGTTGGCGGGACGCGGGAACTTTCCGGCGAAACTGCCGACGAAGATGAGGTTCCCGGTCGTCTCGCGGAGGTGCGGAAGCACTGCGCGCGTGGTGAAGAACGCCCCGTCGACGTTCGTGTCCATCATCGTCCGGTACTCCTCGGTGGAGATGTCGACGCCGGAGCCGCGCCCCAAACCGGCGTTGACGACGGTGATATCCAGTTTCCCGAACCGATCAACGGTGTCGGCGACGACGGATTCGACCGCCTCCTCCTCTCGAACGTCCGCCGGGACGACGAGCGTCTCGACGCCGTAGTCGGCTTCGAGTTCGTCGGCGAGTTCGGTGAGTCGCTCTTCGCGACGTGCGGAGAGCGCGACGTTCGCGCCGTCGGTCGCCAGCGCCCGCGCCGTCGATGCGCCGATTCCGGAACTCGCGCCCGTTACGAGCGCGATGCGGCCGGAGAGTTCGTCTGCCATACGTACCGATTCTCGGGCGGTGACTTAGTTTCCGAGGCCGGTGCAAAAACGGGACGACGCTCTGCTCCACCGACGGCGACAACGCTGATTGTGCTTCGTCGACTATCGGAACCCATGTCGTCGAACGGGCGAATGCAGGACATCTCGAACTTCTACCGGGAGTACGCCCGCGGCGGTATCCACGCCGCCAGCGCCGCCGCGATGACCGCGTTCGGCCTGCTCACCATCTACCACGAAGCGTTCGCCGTGTTGGCGCTGCTTTCGTACGTCGTTCCGGCGCTCTACATGTACGCCGAATGGGGAAGCGAGGACGGGCAGAAGACCGAGAACGGGGACGACCGGAGCACCGAGACTGGCCGTTCCGACCCCTCGGCGGCCGGGAGGCCGGCCGAGAAGCCGGAGGAGCGGGTCGACGGAGACGGGACGGGTGGCGGCGAGAGTCGCGGAGGCGATGGGATCGTCGGGACGCACGAGAGAGACGAGCGTAGCGACCATCTCACGGAAGACGAACGCAGCGAACCTCGATCGACGCCGGAGGGCGATGTCGGCTCAGTCGGCTCAGTCGGCGACGAGAGCGGTGTGAACGACGAGGAGTGGGTCGACGTCGACTCGCCCGTCGGCGTCGACTTCTCCGACGTGGTCGACGCCGAGGACGGGGTGTACGCGGTCGGAGAGGACGGCTACGTTCTCGCACGGGCGAACGGCGAGTGGTCGGCAGTCCTCGAAGACGGTCCCGCGGCGCAGGGCGAGAACCTGACCGGCGTCGACGCCACCGACGACGGGCACGCCGTGTGGGTTGCGGGCGACGGAGGCGCGCTCGGCAGGGTCGACGCGGCGTCGACCCGACACACCGACCACTCCGCGCCCGACGGCGACACCAGCACCCTGTCCGATATCGCCGTCGTCGGCGAGGCGGGAGCGGAGGTCGTCGTGTTGGTGAACGGGTCGGGGGAGGTGCGCCGCGGCGAGTACGACGGCGAACGCGTGCGGTGGGAAGCCGCCGAAAAGCCCGGCAGCGGTTCGAGTTTTTCGGCCGTCGCGTTCGTAGACGACGGCCGGGGGTATCTCGCGGACACGAACGGATCGGTGTTCCGGACGACCGACGGCGGCGAGACGTACGAGGAGCTCGGCATCGACGACGCCGGGACGCTGACCGCCGTCGAACCGGTGTCCGACAGAGCGTCGAACACCGAATCGTTCGTCACCGAGGACGACGGCACGGTCCACCGGTACGACGGAGCGCGGTGGACGCCAGTCCGCCCGACCGACGAAGGACTCTGGGCGATGGTCGTCGAAGGCGATTCGGAC
This genomic stretch from Haloprofundus salilacus harbors:
- a CDS encoding MBL fold metallo-hydrolase, producing MIRNLAQGISAFTSNAFLVDGERTVLVDTGANFDVVPKIGEHVETLDAVVLTHTHPDHVGNVNAVRDAFDAETWGFDPDQPAVDNEIADESSVQLGDEEYVALHTPGHKNDHLCFYSADPGVLFAGDLVFQNGGFGRTDLPEGNRERLVESIDRVLARVDVSLAAMHVGHGPSVTRRPYDHVEMAARAARLG
- the thyX gene encoding FAD-dependent thymidylate synthase, with product MDVRLLEATPNPEKLVCKGARNDYSAGFVGSQSFEETMETVDGDSQREKMETLIGHLLSHGHFGPFEHPQATFAIEGVSRSCMAQITRHRHVSFDVQSMRYVSFDDVDPEDVAAGEMVVTPPSASDPNWVGRNQKTGAVDEETVEKRKEVFRESVSRSVADYQELLDLGMPPEDARFVLPIGTEVNIVMSMNVRMLMHVADMRAAADAQWEIRELTESVLELAEEWCPITFAHYNEKMRNRKNRLAP
- a CDS encoding dihydrofolate reductase gives rise to the protein MELALIAAVADNGVIGVDGDMPWHYPEDLQHFKETTTGHPVIMGRRTYESIARQLDGPLPGRTNVVLSRGEMDLPEGAVHADSIDAALTAAREAVDERDAVGGDGDGESDEGDGREEDAEGDGNDGTVFVVGGATVYEQFIPCADRLVLTKIHESVEGDTEFPTFDRDSWVEVERDERGEFDFVEYRRRES
- the psmA gene encoding archaeal proteasome endopeptidase complex subunit alpha, translated to MNNSNQQAYDRGTSLYSPDGRIYQVEYAREAVKRGAPVVGVRAADGVVLAARTRSSSPLMVTESIEKLHKVDNHVGAASAGHVADARRLVDYARREAQVNRLRYGEPAGVEGLTKEVTDFIQENTQRGGTRPFGAALLVAGVDTSGPRLFETDPSGTPHEWKAVAIGGESATIREYLEEAYDPEMSVDDGVTLAVEALLEGAKDDDIDAESVSISTVDESGHRTYDTDEIATIIDGIDTGSDDE
- a CDS encoding MOSC domain-containing protein, which encodes MATLRRIFVYPIKSLDAQAVDTARIVENGGLDGDRQFALFDADGRYVNGKRNRDTHRLRSAVDFEREAVRLEPPEGEARTFTLDDDELTDWLSSYFGEPVTLERERAGGFPDDTDASGPTIISTATIRELASWYPDIDAESMRRRLRPNLEIGGVPPFWEDRLFAGRDEVVEFTVGDADGDSDDGIAFDGVNPCQRCVVPSRDPDTGEEYDGFRERFVEKRRETIPEWSGGDWFDHHFRVMVNTRVDEADWGETLSVGDELEIRGTEPA
- a CDS encoding SDR family oxidoreductase, whose product is MADELSGRIALVTGASSGIGASTARALATDGANVALSARREERLTELADELEADYGVETLVVPADVREEEAVESVVADTVDRFGKLDITVVNAGLGRGSGVDISTEEYRTMMDTNVDGAFFTTRAVLPHLRETTGNLIFVGSFAGKFPRPANPVYAATKWWLRGFAHSVEAAVGEDGVGISVVNPTEVRTEFGSEIDEAFEDRFDPGEVTEPEEIADAIAFAAKQTNSTVSELDLYRRDKFSGW
- a CDS encoding WD40/YVTN/BNR-like repeat-containing protein; its protein translation is MSSNGRMQDISNFYREYARGGIHAASAAAMTAFGLLTIYHEAFAVLALLSYVVPALYMYAEWGSEDGQKTENGDDRSTETGRSDPSAAGRPAEKPEERVDGDGTGGGESRGGDGIVGTHERDERSDHLTEDERSEPRSTPEGDVGSVGSVGDESGVNDEEWVDVDSPVGVDFSDVVDAEDGVYAVGEDGYVLARANGEWSAVLEDGPAAQGENLTGVDATDDGHAVWVAGDGGALGRVDAASTRHTDHSAPDGDTSTLSDIAVVGEAGAEVVVLVNGSGEVRRGEYDGERVRWEAAEKPGSGSSFSAVAFVDDGRGYLADTNGSVFRTTDGGETYEELGIDDAGTLTAVEPVSDRASNTESFVTEDDGTVHRYDGARWTPVRPTDEGLWAMVVEGDSDRVVAVGEHGTALDGNDGDWQRRETPTDETLRGVCAATDRQVAVGDDGAILERRRARLTTERPR